A DNA window from Anaerolineales bacterium contains the following coding sequences:
- a CDS encoding GNAT family N-acetyltransferase, whose protein sequence is FVAVEKHGMGVGRKLMAAIEAKALDRRLRRIYLLSGLTAEGFYRKLGYEKAGAIEQDLDGVPLQLIKMEKVLTPAK, encoded by the coding sequence TGTTCGTCGCCGTCGAAAAGCATGGTATGGGAGTCGGCAGGAAGTTGATGGCTGCAATTGAAGCCAAAGCTCTCGACCGTCGACTGCGGCGGATCTACCTGCTTTCTGGTTTAACGGCTGAGGGCTTTTATCGCAAACTCGGGTATGAGAAAGCCGGCGCCATCGAACAGGATCTGGATGGTGTGCCCTTGCAGTTGATAAAAATGGAAAAGGTACTCACTCCGGCGAAATAG